In Deltaproteobacteria bacterium, the genomic stretch CCCGGCGAGGTCCTGGCGCTCCTCGGCCCCTCGGGAGCCGGCAAGACGACCGTCGTGCGACTGATCCTCGGCTTCATCGCTCCGGAGCGCGGGAGCGTTCGGCTCAACGGCGCAGTGGCGAGTGCCGACGGCCGGGTCCTTCGGCTGCCGGAGGAACGAAATCTTGCCGTCGTGCTGCAGGAGCTCGCCCTGTGGCCGCATCTCACCGTCGCCGGGAACCTCGCCTTCG encodes the following:
- a CDS encoding ATP-binding cassette domain-containing protein; this encodes MTPVVCLEDVWLELGATPVLSGLSLALEPGEVLALLGPSGAGKTTVVRLILGFIAPERGSVRLNGAVASADGRVLRLPEERNLAVVLQELALWPHLTVAGNLAF